One Candidatus Zixiibacteriota bacterium genomic window carries:
- a CDS encoding zinc-dependent metalloprotease, translating to MRLKTFVFSLLTVSLVSWATSDVQAGRRVRTFGDQDKSKSSTDKPADKGKEKPFADLVKDRVLIEGLFDFYRDTIDNSMLMAIEPEQFDEIFLCGETRTAAEGGFFDNGAMGRSFPFYFQRVGKNIMMLEKNLRIRADTSSALHKAIPDGLSDHLFASTAVKSKPNDSTGAILINPAELFIRDAQHLGNVFSRAKMSFSFDKKNSYFGMVKSFPENSEIDVRLHYKGSKSFGASNMQNGYSFFHTFHYSLSSLPETDYVPRLADDRVGYFMTMYRDYSTLDNPSSYVRYIERWNLKKKNPDARMSEPVEPIVYWVENTVPEEYRDAVAEGIEFWNVAFEKIGFRNAIVAKQMPDTAEWDPADVRYSTVQWVIIPGGGYAVGPSRANPFTGQIYDADIRVSVDFIRYMFSNMEFFIDPVTPDADIPELPVDEYSHNEHFCNYGMESAREAAFGLTYAISTAGDLVDKDSLTKEYIHAYLVELVAHEVGHTLGFRHNYKGSTIYSLDQINDPEFTRKHGTVGSIMDYAAPNIAGPDRTQGEFYASVPGPYGDWCIEYGYSDFEDTTSEDEWPKLQEIAGRAADPLLAYSTDEDAFGSGTKGIDPMSLLFDLGDDPIAFCEHKIGLTRELWNNTMGQFEKEGESYQNVLRAFNTGWRSFFSSARFASRYVGGIYHNRFHVGDTTDVLPFCPVPADEQRQAVKFLKDNLFAPDAFDLPADLLNKLQPERLPDFNWSVYSIYQIDYPIHRQALAMQNRAISNLYAPHTLGRLVDNIERFAPGEEAYSIHDMFTEVRRSIWTEIIGPENVNSFRRQLQLSHLKRIIGIYLNDSWVYPSDARTLAANDLDVIETAVMNGTNNIGLDDMTKAHFKEVVRQIDAAQGARRSYK from the coding sequence ATGCGCCTCAAAACTTTTGTATTCTCGCTCCTGACCGTATCACTCGTCAGCTGGGCAACATCAGACGTGCAAGCCGGTCGCCGTGTCAGAACGTTTGGCGACCAGGATAAGAGCAAATCATCGACGGACAAACCAGCCGACAAAGGCAAAGAAAAACCGTTCGCCGACCTGGTAAAGGATCGCGTTCTCATCGAGGGACTGTTCGATTTCTATCGTGACACCATCGACAATAGTATGCTGATGGCAATCGAGCCGGAGCAATTTGACGAGATATTCCTTTGTGGTGAAACTCGCACTGCCGCCGAGGGTGGTTTCTTTGACAACGGCGCTATGGGCCGATCGTTTCCATTCTATTTCCAACGCGTCGGCAAGAACATTATGATGCTGGAGAAAAACCTGCGCATCCGCGCCGACACTTCCTCTGCTCTGCATAAGGCCATCCCCGACGGTCTTTCTGATCACCTCTTTGCCTCAACGGCAGTCAAATCCAAACCGAATGATTCCACCGGCGCGATTCTGATCAATCCCGCTGAGCTATTTATACGTGATGCGCAACACCTGGGCAATGTTTTCAGCCGGGCGAAAATGAGTTTCAGTTTTGACAAGAAAAACAGCTACTTCGGAATGGTGAAATCGTTCCCGGAGAACAGCGAAATAGACGTCCGTTTACACTACAAGGGTTCCAAATCGTTCGGCGCTTCCAATATGCAAAACGGTTACAGCTTCTTTCACACTTTCCACTATTCATTGTCATCATTGCCGGAAACGGACTATGTCCCCCGTCTGGCTGATGATCGTGTCGGCTACTTCATGACAATGTACCGTGACTATTCCACCCTCGATAATCCATCCTCGTATGTTCGTTACATTGAGCGTTGGAATCTCAAAAAGAAAAACCCCGACGCCCGCATGTCCGAACCGGTGGAGCCCATCGTATACTGGGTCGAGAACACCGTTCCCGAGGAATACCGTGATGCCGTTGCCGAAGGGATTGAGTTCTGGAATGTTGCCTTTGAGAAAATTGGATTTCGCAATGCAATCGTGGCCAAACAAATGCCAGACACCGCCGAATGGGACCCGGCCGATGTTCGCTACAGCACCGTCCAGTGGGTCATCATCCCCGGCGGTGGCTACGCCGTGGGACCATCTCGCGCCAATCCGTTCACGGGGCAGATATACGATGCCGATATTCGGGTTTCAGTAGACTTTATCAGATACATGTTCTCCAACATGGAGTTCTTCATTGATCCGGTGACACCCGATGCCGACATCCCGGAACTGCCTGTAGATGAGTACTCTCACAACGAACATTTCTGTAACTACGGTATGGAATCTGCCCGCGAGGCAGCGTTCGGGCTGACCTATGCCATCAGTACTGCAGGTGATCTGGTTGACAAAGATTCGCTTACTAAGGAATATATCCATGCCTATCTTGTTGAACTAGTGGCGCATGAAGTTGGTCATACGCTCGGTTTTCGTCACAACTACAAAGGCTCGACTATCTATAGTCTTGACCAGATTAACGATCCTGAGTTCACCCGCAAGCATGGTACAGTCGGATCAATCATGGACTATGCCGCTCCTAATATCGCCGGGCCGGACCGCACCCAGGGTGAATTCTACGCTTCGGTACCGGGTCCTTATGGCGATTGGTGTATCGAATACGGTTATTCCGATTTCGAGGATACTACCTCTGAGGACGAATGGCCCAAGCTACAGGAAATCGCCGGTCGTGCCGCCGATCCGTTGCTGGCTTACAGCACCGACGAAGATGCTTTTGGATCGGGCACAAAAGGGATCGATCCCATGAGTCTTTTGTTTGATCTGGGTGATGATCCCATCGCCTTCTGCGAACATAAGATTGGCCTGACCCGCGAACTGTGGAACAATACGATGGGTCAATTTGAGAAGGAAGGCGAGAGTTATCAGAACGTCCTGCGGGCTTTTAACACCGGCTGGCGTTCATTCTTCTCATCCGCACGGTTTGCCTCGCGTTATGTTGGCGGCATCTATCACAATCGTTTCCATGTCGGCGACACGACCGACGTGCTGCCCTTCTGCCCGGTCCCGGCCGACGAACAGCGGCAAGCGGTGAAATTCCTTAAAGACAACCTGTTTGCGCCAGACGCTTTCGATCTTCCGGCCGACTTGCTCAACAAACTCCAGCCGGAGCGTTTGCCGGACTTTAACTGGTCGGTTTATTCAATCTATCAGATCGACTACCCGATCCACCGCCAGGCATTGGCAATGCAGAACCGCGCCATATCGAATCTTTACGCTCCCCATACGCTGGGACGACTGGTAGACAACATTGAACGGTTTGCACCAGGTGAAGAAGCCTACTCGATCCATGATATGTTCACCGAAGTACGGCGCTCTATCTGGACCGAAATTATAGGACCGGAGAACGTCAACAGCTTCCGTCGTCAGCTACAGTTATCGCATCTCAAGCGGATCATCGGTATCTACCTCAACGACTCGTGGGTTTATCCCTCCGATGCTCGTACGCTGGCCGCAAATGACCTTGATGTTATTGAGACTGCTGTTATGAACGGAACAAACAACATCGGTTTAGACGATATG